A stretch of Eubalaena glacialis isolate mEubGla1 chromosome 10, mEubGla1.1.hap2.+ XY, whole genome shotgun sequence DNA encodes these proteins:
- the POLR2L gene encoding DNA-directed RNA polymerases I, II, and III subunit RPABC5 translates to MIIPVRCFTCGKIVGNKWEAYLGLLQAEYTEGDALDALGLKRYCCRRMLLAHVDLIEKLLNYAPLEK, encoded by the exons ATGATCATCCCTGTGCGCTGCTTCACGTGCGGCAAGATCGTCGGCAACAAGTGGGAGGCCTACCTGGGGCTGCTGCAGGCCGAGTACACCGAGGG GGACGCCCTGGATGCGCTGGGCCTGAAGCGCTACTGCTGCCGCCGCATGCTGCTGGCCCACGTGGACCTGATCGAGAAGCTGCTCAACTACGCGCCCCTGGAGAAGTGA